A part of Desulfofundulus salinus genomic DNA contains:
- a CDS encoding NCS2 family permease, which yields MLEKLFQLRKYHTNARTEVIAGLTTFMTMAYILFLNPNILAATGMDKNAVFFATAVSAGLVTIAMGLLVNYPIALAPGMGLNAYFAAVAAQHVGMPWQVALGAVFISGILFVLLTVTRIRQLLVVAVPNSIKRAIIVGIGLFITMLGLKMAEFMVIKAGPVIPPTMEALSKSGGIATLRFFEWNIFLGSFANPVTLLALIGLVITALLMARRIKGALLLGIILTTLIGIPLGVTQIPANFQPFALPDFSRLAVGKLDLAGALHMGLWTVIFTFTFVELFDTFGTLVGTAGKAGLLDENGQSPRLGRAMLVDACGVAFGALMGTSTVTAYIESTAGIAEGGRTGLTAVTTGILFLLALILAPVAGLIPGAATAPALIIVGLLMAQAIKGIDFEDFTEGMPAFLTIVLMPFTGSIANGIAAGIIFYSLLKLVSGRAREVHWLMWILTVLVLARYLFLAEH from the coding sequence TTGCTGGAGAAACTTTTTCAACTGCGCAAGTACCATACCAATGCGCGCACGGAAGTCATTGCCGGACTGACCACCTTTATGACCATGGCCTACATCCTGTTCCTCAATCCCAACATCCTGGCCGCTACCGGCATGGACAAAAACGCCGTCTTTTTTGCCACTGCTGTTAGCGCGGGCCTGGTCACCATTGCCATGGGTCTTCTGGTCAATTACCCCATTGCCCTGGCCCCTGGTATGGGCCTGAATGCCTACTTTGCCGCCGTGGCCGCCCAGCACGTGGGCATGCCCTGGCAGGTGGCCCTGGGTGCGGTATTCATCTCCGGTATCCTATTTGTTCTTCTCACCGTCACCCGGATCCGCCAGCTGCTGGTGGTGGCCGTGCCCAACTCCATCAAACGGGCCATTATTGTGGGCATCGGGCTATTCATCACCATGCTGGGCCTGAAAATGGCCGAATTCATGGTCATCAAAGCGGGCCCGGTGATCCCGCCCACCATGGAGGCGCTCTCCAAATCCGGGGGCATTGCCACCCTGCGTTTCTTTGAGTGGAATATTTTTCTGGGCAGCTTTGCCAACCCGGTTACCCTGCTGGCCCTGATTGGCCTGGTTATAACGGCCCTGTTAATGGCCAGAAGGATCAAGGGGGCCCTGCTGCTTGGCATTATTCTCACCACCCTCATTGGTATCCCCCTGGGCGTTACCCAAATCCCGGCCAACTTCCAGCCCTTTGCCCTGCCCGATTTTTCCCGACTGGCGGTGGGCAAGCTAGATCTGGCCGGGGCGCTGCACATGGGCCTCTGGACGGTAATCTTCACCTTCACTTTTGTAGAGCTCTTTGATACCTTCGGCACCCTGGTGGGCACTGCCGGTAAAGCGGGGCTTCTGGACGAAAACGGCCAGTCCCCCCGCCTGGGCCGGGCCATGCTGGTGGATGCCTGCGGGGTGGCCTTTGGCGCCCTGATGGGCACCAGCACCGTTACCGCCTACATCGAAAGTACCGCCGGCATTGCCGAGGGTGGCCGTACCGGGCTAACGGCCGTAACCACGGGTATTTTGTTCCTCCTGGCTTTGATCCTGGCACCGGTGGCCGGGTTGATTCCGGGCGCGGCCACCGCACCGGCGCTAATCATTGTCGGCCTGCTCATGGCCCAGGCCATCAAGGGTATTGATTTCGAGGACTTTACCGAAGGAATGCCGGCCTTCTTAACCATAGTTTTAATGCCTTTCACCGGCAGCATCGCCAACGGCATTGCCGCCGGGATCATCTTCTACAGCCTGCTTAAACTGGTCAGCGGCCGGGCCCGGGAAGTGCACTGGCTGATGTGGATCCTGACCGTCCTGGTACTGGCCCGCTACCTGTTCCTGGCGGAACACTAA
- the purE gene encoding 5-(carboxyamino)imidazole ribonucleotide mutase: MTKPLVGIVMGSDSDLPVMKEAVDMLEKFGLPYEVRISSAHRAPELTAEYARSAVERGLAVIIAAAGVAAHLPGVIAAQTPLPVIGVPIKSGPLSGVDALYSMVQMPPGIPVATVAINGARNAAILAAQIIGATNPEVREKVLRYKEELARAVEERARRLQELGVAGYLEQMGGARG, encoded by the coding sequence ATGACCAAACCGCTGGTTGGCATTGTCATGGGCAGCGACTCGGATCTGCCCGTAATGAAAGAGGCCGTGGATATGCTGGAGAAATTCGGCCTGCCCTACGAAGTACGCATTTCCTCCGCCCACCGGGCACCGGAACTGACCGCAGAGTACGCCCGGTCGGCGGTGGAGCGGGGGCTGGCGGTAATCATCGCCGCCGCCGGGGTGGCCGCCCACCTGCCGGGGGTCATTGCCGCCCAAACCCCCCTGCCCGTAATCGGCGTACCTATCAAAAGCGGGCCCTTAAGCGGAGTGGATGCCCTCTACTCCATGGTCCAGATGCCCCCGGGCATTCCCGTGGCCACCGTAGCCATTAACGGTGCCAGAAATGCGGCCATTCTGGCGGCCCAGATCATCGGCGCCACAAACCCGGAAGTGCGGGAAAAGGTCCTGCGCTACAAGGAAGAACTGGCCCGGGCGGTGGAAGAAAGGGCCCGGCGGCTCCAGGAGCTGGGTGTGGCCGGTTATCTTGAACAAATGGGAGGAGCCAGGGGATGA
- the purB gene encoding adenylosuccinate lyase has translation MIERYTLPEMKAIWSQENKFRKWLEVEIYACEAMAEMGLIPEEAFRQIREKADFNVRRIEEIEAQVNHDVIAFLTCVGEYVGDAAKYIHMGLTSSDVLDTALAVLMKEAGQQILRRLEELRAVLLERAREHRYTLMIGRTHGVHAEPITFGLKMLLWVAETERNIDRMKRAIDVISVGKISGAVGTYANIDPRVEAHVCRRLGLRPARISTQVLQRDRHAEFMTTLAVIGSSLDKFATEIRNLQRTDILEVEEYFAKGQKGSSAMPHKRNPITAERISGLARILRGNALAALENVALWHERDISHSSVERVIIPDSTITLDYMLYKMTAIMKNLLVYPENMRKNLERTHGLLFSQRVLLALVEKGLSREQAYELVQRNAMRSWREGTGFETLLKEDADITSVLSPQEIESLFNYDYHLRHVDDIYRRFGL, from the coding sequence ATGATCGAGCGTTACACCCTGCCGGAAATGAAGGCCATCTGGTCCCAGGAGAACAAGTTCCGCAAGTGGCTGGAGGTAGAAATTTACGCCTGCGAGGCCATGGCCGAAATGGGACTCATTCCGGAAGAAGCCTTCAGGCAGATCAGGGAAAAGGCGGACTTCAACGTACGGCGCATTGAAGAAATCGAGGCACAGGTCAACCATGACGTGATTGCCTTTCTCACCTGTGTAGGGGAATATGTGGGTGATGCGGCCAAGTACATCCACATGGGCCTTACCTCCTCCGATGTGCTGGATACGGCCCTGGCGGTACTGATGAAGGAGGCCGGCCAGCAGATCTTAAGGCGCCTGGAGGAGCTGCGGGCAGTGCTTTTGGAGCGGGCCAGGGAGCACCGCTACACCTTGATGATCGGCCGTACCCACGGGGTGCATGCCGAACCCATCACCTTCGGTTTGAAAATGCTTCTCTGGGTGGCAGAGACGGAACGAAATATAGACCGTATGAAGCGGGCCATCGACGTCATCAGTGTCGGAAAAATTTCCGGTGCGGTGGGTACCTACGCCAACATAGATCCCCGGGTGGAAGCCCATGTCTGCCGCCGCCTGGGCCTGCGCCCGGCCCGGATTTCCACCCAGGTGCTTCAGCGGGACCGCCACGCCGAGTTTATGACCACCCTGGCCGTCATCGGCAGCTCCCTGGACAAGTTTGCTACGGAAATCCGCAACCTGCAGCGCACGGACATTCTCGAGGTGGAGGAATACTTTGCCAAAGGGCAGAAGGGCTCCTCGGCCATGCCCCACAAGCGCAACCCCATTACCGCTGAGCGCATCAGCGGGCTGGCCCGGATCCTGCGGGGCAACGCCCTGGCCGCCCTGGAAAACGTAGCCCTGTGGCACGAACGGGATATCTCCCATTCCTCGGTGGAACGGGTAATCATTCCCGACAGCACCATTACCCTGGATTACATGCTCTACAAGATGACGGCTATCATGAAAAATCTCCTGGTTTACCCGGAAAACATGCGCAAAAACCTTGAGCGCACCCACGGCCTGCTCTTCTCCCAGCGGGTGCTCCTGGCCCTGGTGGAAAAAGGCCTGTCCCGGGAACAGGCCTACGAGCTGGTACAGCGCAATGCCATGCGCTCCTGGCGGGAGGGCACCGGCTTTGAGACGCTGTTAAAGGAAGATGCGGACATTACCTCCGTTCTCTCCCCTCAGGAAATTGAATCCCTCTTTAATTACGACTATCACCTGCGCCATGTTGATGACATATACCGGCGTTTCGGCCTCTAA
- the purC gene encoding phosphoribosylaminoimidazolesuccinocarboxamide synthase, which translates to MQKGEMLYEGKAKRIYRTGDPGVYLVEYKDDATAFNGLKKGTISGKGELNNKISAHFFRLLEHRGIATHFLEQVSEREMLVRALEIIPVEVVVRNIAAGSLAKRLGLAEGTDLPRPVVEYYYKSDELGDPLINDDHIAALGLASAEEMNIIRKTALVVNDILREYLAGRNLVLVDFKLEFGRSDKEILLGDEISPDTCRFWDAQTKEKLDKDRFRRDLGGVGEAYQEVWCRLVG; encoded by the coding sequence TTGCAAAAGGGAGAAATGCTCTACGAAGGAAAGGCCAAGAGGATTTACCGCACCGGCGATCCAGGCGTATACCTGGTGGAATACAAGGACGACGCCACCGCCTTTAACGGGTTAAAAAAGGGAACCATTTCCGGCAAAGGTGAACTAAACAACAAGATCTCGGCCCACTTCTTCCGCCTTTTGGAACACAGGGGCATTGCCACCCATTTTTTGGAACAGGTGAGCGAGCGGGAGATGCTGGTCCGGGCGCTGGAAATAATCCCGGTGGAAGTGGTGGTGCGCAACATTGCCGCCGGCAGCCTGGCCAAACGTTTGGGCCTGGCCGAGGGCACGGACCTCCCCCGCCCGGTAGTGGAGTATTACTATAAAAGCGATGAGCTGGGAGATCCCCTGATTAACGATGACCACATCGCCGCCCTGGGTCTGGCCAGTGCGGAGGAAATGAACATTATAAGAAAGACGGCCCTGGTGGTAAATGACATCCTGCGGGAATACCTGGCCGGGCGCAATCTGGTACTGGTGGATTTTAAGCTGGAATTCGGCCGCAGTGACAAAGAGATCCTCCTGGGGGATGAGATTTCTCCCGATACCTGCCGTTTCTGGGATGCCCAAACAAAGGAAAAACTGGACAAGGACCGCTTCCGCCGGGATTTGGGCGGCGTGGGGGAGGCCTACCAGGAGGTCTGGTGCCGGCTGGTTGGTTAA
- the purF gene encoding amidophosphoribosyltransferase: MGATNDWWTDKPKEECGVFGIYAPGKDVARLTYYGLYALQHRGQESAGIAVGDGRHVRLHKAMGLVPEVFHQGDLDELRGHAAIGHVRYSTTGASSPINAQPLVFRYAGGMLGLAHNGNLTNVNELRARLASTGSVFQSSTDSEVIVNLIARYGQTSLVDAIMKCMIDLKGAYSLVILTEKKLLAVRDPHAFRPLCLGTLPGGGYVVASESCALDTVGAHWLRDVAPGEIIIIDENGLTSLQGMLPRRRAHCIFEYIYFARADSLMDGFNVNRVRREMGRQLAREYAVEADLVIPVPDSGIAAARGYAEASGIPFEEGLMKNRYIGRTFIQPSQDLRDLGVRLKLNPIREVLAGKRVIMVDDSLVRGTTSSKLIAMLRDCGVKEVHLCLSSPPVVHSCYYGIDTSNEEELIAARMPLEEIRRMINADGLYYLSIEGLLSVFGEHRNDFCTACFTGDYPVAVPQPEKAGKFSLE; encoded by the coding sequence GTGGGAGCCACCAACGACTGGTGGACGGACAAGCCTAAGGAAGAATGCGGCGTTTTTGGGATCTATGCCCCCGGTAAAGATGTGGCCCGGCTCACCTATTACGGTTTATACGCCCTGCAGCACCGGGGACAGGAAAGCGCCGGTATTGCCGTGGGCGACGGCAGGCATGTTCGGCTGCATAAGGCTATGGGGTTGGTGCCAGAGGTTTTCCATCAGGGGGACCTGGATGAACTGAGGGGCCACGCGGCCATCGGCCACGTGCGTTATTCCACCACTGGAGCCAGTTCCCCCATTAATGCTCAGCCCCTGGTCTTCCGTTATGCCGGCGGCATGCTGGGTCTGGCCCATAACGGCAACCTGACCAACGTCAACGAATTAAGGGCCAGGCTGGCCTCCACGGGTTCTGTCTTCCAGTCCTCCACCGACAGTGAGGTAATTGTCAATCTGATAGCCCGCTACGGCCAGACGAGCCTGGTCGATGCCATCATGAAATGCATGATCGACCTTAAGGGCGCCTATTCCCTGGTCATCCTCACCGAAAAAAAACTGCTGGCCGTGCGGGATCCCCATGCCTTTCGCCCCCTTTGCCTGGGCACCCTCCCGGGCGGGGGCTATGTGGTGGCCTCGGAATCCTGCGCCCTGGACACCGTGGGTGCCCACTGGCTCCGGGACGTAGCCCCGGGAGAAATAATCATCATCGATGAAAACGGGTTGACCAGCCTGCAGGGAATGCTCCCCCGCCGGCGTGCCCACTGCATCTTTGAATATATCTACTTTGCCCGGGCCGACAGCCTGATGGACGGCTTTAACGTCAACCGGGTGCGCCGGGAAATGGGACGCCAGCTGGCCCGGGAATACGCGGTGGAAGCCGACCTGGTCATTCCTGTCCCGGACTCGGGCATAGCCGCCGCCCGGGGTTATGCCGAAGCCTCAGGGATCCCCTTTGAGGAAGGGTTGATGAAAAACCGCTATATTGGACGGACCTTTATCCAGCCCAGCCAGGACCTGCGGGACCTGGGGGTGCGGCTGAAGCTAAATCCCATCCGGGAAGTGCTGGCCGGCAAGCGGGTGATCATGGTGGACGACTCCCTGGTCAGGGGTACCACCAGCAGCAAGCTGATCGCCATGTTACGGGATTGCGGCGTCAAAGAGGTACACCTGTGCCTGTCTTCCCCGCCGGTGGTACACTCCTGCTACTACGGCATTGATACCTCCAACGAAGAGGAGCTGATTGCCGCCCGGATGCCCCTGGAAGAAATTCGCCGCATGATTAATGCCGATGGTTTGTATTATTTAAGCATCGAAGGCTTGCTTTCCGTCTTCGGTGAACACCGCAATGACTTCTGCACCGCCTGTTTTACCGGAGACTACCCGGTAGCAGTACCGCAACCCGAAAAAGCGGGAAAATTCAGCCTGGAGTAG